The Thiovulum sp. ES genome includes a window with the following:
- a CDS encoding Zn-ribbon protein, possibly nucleic acid-binding (PFAM: Putative zinc ribbon domain), with translation MNIYLQKIIELSDIDNDIANFEPRIESVKKSYANVEDGRDEIVKSINSLKTTISEINKKIASHENEIAKAREQQKDYQQKMKTVSKEREITALEVESGLQKTNIEFNNNEIASLQKKIENFETQLKNKEEKLAQFEEETISAKNEMEEKLQNLDNQYQQIRVERDEMVAEIKEKKIIIFYNKIRRWAGETTVVPVKKQSCYGCFIKLADQKYLEIIRGEEIITCPNCGRILYLESTETE, from the coding sequence GTGAATATTTACCTACAAAAAATAATTGAACTTTCAGATATAGATAATGATATTGCAAATTTTGAACCGAGAATTGAATCTGTCAAAAAAAGTTATGCAAATGTAGAAGATGGTCGAGATGAGATTGTAAAAAGTATCAATTCTCTCAAAACCACTATTTCTGAAATAAACAAAAAAATTGCTAGTCATGAAAATGAGATTGCAAAAGCACGAGAACAGCAAAAAGATTATCAACAAAAAATGAAAACTGTCTCAAAAGAGAGAGAAATAACAGCATTGGAAGTTGAAAGTGGACTTCAAAAAACAAATATTGAATTCAACAACAATGAAATTGCTTCTCTTCAAAAGAAGATTGAAAATTTTGAAACACAGTTGAAAAACAAAGAGGAAAAATTAGCTCAATTTGAAGAAGAGACTATTTCAGCAAAAAATGAGATGGAAGAGAAGCTTCAAAATCTTGACAATCAGTATCAACAAATCAGAGTTGAACGAGATGAGATGGTTGCCGAGATTAAAGAGAAGAAGATCATTATTTTCTACAATAAAATCCGAAGATGGGCAGGGGAAACAACAGTTGTTCCTGTAAAAAAACAATCTTGCTACGGCTGTTTTATCAAATTAGCAGACCAAAAATATCTTGAAATTATCAGGGGTGAAGAGATTATTACTTGTCCAAACTGCGGACGAATTCTATATCTTGAAAGCACTGAAACAGAGTAG
- a CDS encoding molecular chaperone of HSP90 family (PFAM: Histidine kinase-, DNA gyrase B-, and HSP90-like ATPase; Hsp90 protein) yields the protein MAKHEFQTEIKQLLNLMIHSLYSHKEIFLRELVSNGSDAIDKLKLLSVSDENYKNVEFTPKLEIKILKDERKLVISDTGIGMNEEDLVEHLGTIAKSGTKAFLENMSGDNKKDSQLIGQFGVGFYSAFMVADKVEVLSKKAGEEKAFKWISAGDGSYEIIESPKEGNGTEITLHIKEGEDEYISEYSIENVIKKYSNHVPFPIYLEKEVPVEKEGEEEPKDGEEPKEPEMTRKLEQINKASALWTLSKGDISDDEYKDFYQTLAHSSEEPLHWVHTRVEGTLDYKTLFYIPKTAPMDLYRADWESGVKLYINRVFISDGDRELLPTYLRFIRGIIDSADLPLNVSREILQNNRILEKIKSSSVKKVLSELAKIKKNETEKYNEFYKVFGKTLKEGLYTDHDNKDKLLDLLLFKSLNESQTDLKTYVEKMGEEQKEIFFINGTDENILKSSPLLEKFKAKNYDVLILDDEVDGIVFPMVQNYTIGSGDDKKEFAIKHVSDVKFDDEKAEDSEENKAIAEKISNALGESVKEVKISTSLVDSPVMLLEDKEDQNYMMHQMMKQMGQTENLPELKPILEVNAKSEMIQKLAKSEDADLIADVSNTLLDQARLYNGEEVRDSVKFIERMNRIVSKAL from the coding sequence ATGGCAAAACATGAATTTCAGACAGAAATTAAACAACTACTAAATTTAATGATTCACTCTCTCTATTCACATAAAGAGATTTTTTTACGAGAACTTGTAAGTAATGGTTCTGATGCGATTGATAAATTAAAACTTCTTTCTGTTAGCGATGAAAACTACAAAAATGTGGAATTCACTCCAAAACTTGAAATCAAAATTTTAAAAGATGAAAGAAAACTTGTAATTTCAGATACTGGAATTGGAATGAATGAAGAGGATTTAGTTGAACACCTCGGAACAATTGCAAAATCTGGAACAAAAGCATTTTTAGAAAACATGAGTGGAGACAATAAAAAAGATTCTCAACTTATCGGACAATTTGGTGTTGGTTTCTACTCTGCTTTCATGGTTGCGGATAAAGTGGAAGTTCTTTCAAAAAAAGCGGGTGAAGAAAAAGCTTTCAAATGGATTAGTGCGGGAGACGGTAGTTACGAAATTATTGAGTCGCCAAAAGAGGGAAATGGAACTGAAATCACTCTACATATTAAAGAGGGAGAAGATGAATACATTTCAGAATATTCAATTGAAAATGTGATCAAAAAATACTCAAATCATGTTCCTTTCCCAATCTATTTAGAAAAAGAAGTTCCTGTTGAGAAAGAGGGCGAAGAAGAACCAAAAGATGGTGAAGAGCCTAAAGAACCAGAAATGACTCGAAAGCTTGAGCAAATCAACAAAGCTTCTGCACTCTGGACACTCTCAAAAGGTGATATTTCTGATGACGAATACAAAGATTTCTACCAGACTCTTGCTCACAGCAGTGAAGAGCCTTTACACTGGGTTCATACAAGAGTTGAGGGAACACTTGATTACAAAACACTTTTCTACATTCCAAAAACTGCACCGATGGATTTATACCGAGCGGACTGGGAAAGTGGTGTAAAACTTTACATAAATCGAGTTTTCATTTCTGACGGTGATCGAGAACTTCTACCAACTTATTTAAGATTTATTAGAGGAATAATTGACTCTGCGGATTTACCTCTTAATGTGTCTCGTGAAATTCTTCAAAACAATAGAATTCTTGAAAAGATTAAATCTTCTTCAGTTAAAAAAGTTCTCTCTGAACTAGCAAAAATCAAGAAAAACGAAACTGAAAAATATAACGAATTCTATAAAGTGTTTGGAAAAACTCTTAAAGAGGGACTTTACACAGACCACGACAATAAAGACAAACTTCTTGATCTTCTTCTTTTCAAATCACTCAATGAGTCGCAAACTGATCTCAAAACTTATGTTGAAAAAATGGGTGAAGAGCAAAAAGAGATTTTCTTTATTAACGGAACAGATGAAAATATCTTGAAAAGTTCTCCACTTCTTGAAAAATTCAAAGCTAAAAATTACGATGTTCTTATTCTTGACGATGAGGTCGATGGAATTGTTTTCCCAATGGTTCAAAACTACACAATTGGTAGTGGAGATGACAAAAAAGAGTTCGCAATCAAACATGTTTCTGATGTGAAATTTGATGACGAAAAAGCTGAAGATAGTGAAGAAAATAAAGCAATTGCTGAAAAAATCTCAAATGCTCTTGGTGAAAGTGTGAAAGAGGTGAAAATTTCTACTTCTCTTGTTGATTCTCCAGTTATGCTTCTTGAAGATAAAGAAGACCAAAATTATATGATGCATCAAATGATGAAACAGATGGGGCAAACTGAAAATCTGCCTGAACTTAAACCAATTCTTGAAGTAAATGCGAAAAGTGAAATGATTCAGAAATTGGCAAAAAGTGAAGATGCTGACCTCATCGCTGATGTTTCAAATACACTTCTTGACCAAGCTAGACTTTATAATGGTGAAGAGGTTCGAGACTCTGTCAAATTTATTGAAAGAATGAACCGAATCGTTTCAAAAGCCCTCTAA
- a CDS encoding Methyl-accepting chemotaxis protein Mcp13 (PFAM: Methyl-accepting chemotaxis protein (MCP) signaling domain), with amino-acid sequence MFNTIKGKILVSTFIIGTVGIAISLLFTFITNSQMEEEAIVEAKDRLFRDLEARINKKKDIGLTNVLGFASNGKIIDAIEKNDRELAFKELKKIGAFYKNNSNFKGIKAHVHTADTKSFVRSWKKEKFGDDLSFRKSLQFVRKTNKASVVLEVGNIGFMIRGISPIFNAEKNYIGSIEFLQGVGSVSRDFTKDGNRFMLLLNEHSAKISPKLERNKKIGDYYVANMKWFDLDTVEFAESVNYRKLFRDGYYLTSEFFTTFQEVKDSGGEVVGFYLLGEPLKKFQKNVDSSLSISYSFIALVIVLMTIVMIILFVIVHLNFKPLLHLIELTKELSSGNGDLTKRLNCKGYEACEDHHPEKYDEVGQVSYYINKFIDKVHDIVVSSKETARQNSEMSQELIETSSDILNRVKHQAKIVSGASETWTKMEQRLFATVINLNSLEEEINNANKNIEFAKKDIYNMMKRLASNSESEEVLASKLSALKNEAKDSEEILTAIATIADETNLLAINAAVEAAHAGDKGRGFSVVADEVQKLSERTQNDLVRINKNISTIVEGINASSEEITKDSREMKNLIEVSHRTEENMDRTVGAMRKVTTVAQNSSTITTDVKNNAEEMMNQIHSIHKISKENVMGVDEMQRIFEELQKSTNGLESLLGNFKTKEVEED; translated from the coding sequence ATGTTTAATACCATTAAAGGAAAGATTCTAGTTTCCACTTTTATAATTGGAACAGTTGGAATTGCTATTTCACTATTATTCACTTTCATTACAAATTCTCAAATGGAAGAAGAGGCAATTGTTGAGGCAAAAGATAGGCTTTTTCGAGATTTAGAGGCGAGAATAAACAAGAAAAAAGATATTGGTCTTACAAATGTTCTTGGTTTTGCTTCAAACGGAAAAATTATTGATGCAATTGAAAAAAACGATCGAGAATTAGCTTTTAAAGAGTTGAAAAAAATCGGAGCTTTTTATAAAAACAACTCTAATTTCAAGGGGATTAAGGCACATGTTCATACAGCTGATACGAAATCGTTTGTGCGGAGTTGGAAAAAAGAGAAATTTGGCGATGACTTATCTTTCCGAAAATCTCTCCAATTTGTAAGAAAAACAAACAAAGCGTCTGTTGTTTTAGAAGTTGGAAATATTGGTTTTATGATTCGTGGTATTTCTCCAATTTTCAATGCTGAAAAAAACTATATTGGTTCTATTGAGTTTCTTCAAGGTGTTGGTAGTGTGAGTCGTGATTTTACAAAAGATGGAAATCGTTTTATGCTTCTTTTAAACGAACACTCTGCAAAAATATCTCCAAAATTAGAGAGAAACAAAAAAATTGGAGACTATTATGTAGCAAATATGAAGTGGTTTGATTTGGATACTGTTGAGTTTGCTGAGAGTGTAAATTATAGAAAACTTTTCCGAGATGGTTACTATTTAACAAGTGAATTTTTTACAACTTTTCAAGAAGTAAAAGATAGTGGCGGTGAAGTTGTCGGTTTTTATCTTCTTGGTGAGCCACTTAAAAAATTCCAGAAAAATGTAGATTCATCTCTCTCAATTTCATACTCGTTTATTGCTCTTGTAATAGTTCTTATGACAATCGTTATGATAATTCTTTTTGTTATTGTTCATTTAAATTTTAAACCACTATTGCACCTCATCGAACTCACAAAAGAGCTTTCATCTGGAAACGGAGACTTGACAAAGCGATTAAATTGTAAAGGTTATGAAGCTTGTGAAGATCATCATCCAGAAAAATATGATGAAGTTGGTCAAGTTAGTTATTACATTAATAAATTTATTGATAAAGTTCATGATATTGTTGTTTCATCAAAAGAGACTGCTAGACAAAATAGTGAAATGTCGCAAGAGTTAATTGAGACTTCTTCAGATATTTTAAACAGAGTTAAACATCAAGCTAAAATTGTTTCAGGTGCTTCAGAAACTTGGACAAAAATGGAACAACGACTTTTTGCAACTGTGATTAATTTGAATTCTCTTGAAGAAGAAATCAATAATGCAAACAAAAATATTGAGTTCGCAAAAAAAGATATTTATAACATGATGAAAAGACTAGCTTCAAATTCTGAATCTGAAGAAGTTCTTGCTTCAAAACTTTCTGCTCTTAAAAACGAGGCAAAAGATAGCGAAGAAATTCTAACTGCGATTGCGACAATTGCTGATGAAACGAATTTACTTGCAATTAATGCTGCGGTTGAAGCCGCCCATGCTGGTGATAAAGGAAGAGGTTTCTCTGTTGTTGCCGATGAGGTTCAAAAACTTTCTGAACGAACTCAAAATGACCTTGTTAGAATCAACAAAAATATCAGCACAATTGTTGAAGGAATTAATGCGTCGAGTGAAGAAATCACAAAAGATTCTCGAGAGATGAAAAATTTAATTGAAGTTTCTCACAGAACAGAAGAGAATATGGATAGAACTGTTGGAGCGATGAGAAAAGTAACAACTGTTGCACAAAACAGCTCCACAATTACGACCGATGTTAAAAACAATGCGGAAGAGATGATGAATCAAATTCACTCAATTCACAAAATTTCCAAAGAGAATGTTATGGGAGTTGATGAGATGCAGAGAATTTTTGAGGAATTACAAAAATCTACAAACGGATTAGAATCTCTTTTAGGTAACTTTAAAACAAAAGAGGTTGAAGAAGATTAA
- a CDS encoding subtilisin-like serine protease (PFAM: Proprotein convertase P-domain; Subtilase family): MKKSIYFLPLLFAGCYPGYNNCSHDKIQVEDENLSNGEVSEYMGDFPNDPIYKYQWHLTKLEARDVWEKYRGKGISIGVVDTGIEAKHPDLIDKIDFNHSLRYSDWSNNPSPDFYQLLDTPSDSAHGTACAGIIGAEGWNSEGVVGVAPESKLVGFNAFSSGYNSDFEDALGNLNVDISSNSWGASDSNALYDDPSSMRGIEHGIKNGRDGKGIIYVFASGNEGNNINSSTLHGSRYVFNVGAVVKSDEVPDYSNFGENILLVAPAGDWDTENGNGIYTTDLTGWDYGFDMNTSFEQYYTAGLEKFDGNYTGNMNGTSSAVPVVSGAVALVLEANPDLTYRDLKYILSKTATVTNSDVFYYDWIQNGAGIWHSPYYGFGIINLKGAIELAKNFTNLSEEQELSAQKSVDLELKRYRTASTEIELSKNMIIEHVELVLDVTHYDVGALRISLVSPSGTKSVLTDGDRYLSGTYEGGWSLNSLKFLDENSSGTWKISIYNKSRSLGTFNSFKLNIHGR, translated from the coding sequence ATGAAGAAATCTATATATTTTTTACCGCTACTTTTCGCAGGATGCTACCCCGGCTACAACAATTGTTCTCATGACAAGATACAAGTTGAAGATGAAAATCTCTCAAATGGAGAAGTGAGCGAATATATGGGAGATTTTCCAAACGATCCCATTTACAAATATCAGTGGCACTTGACAAAATTGGAAGCACGAGATGTTTGGGAGAAATATCGTGGAAAAGGAATCTCTATCGGAGTTGTGGATACAGGAATAGAAGCGAAACATCCCGACCTCATCGATAAAATTGATTTCAATCACTCTTTGAGATATTCTGATTGGAGTAATAATCCATCACCTGATTTTTATCAACTTTTGGATACTCCAAGTGATTCGGCACACGGAACAGCTTGTGCGGGAATTATTGGTGCGGAAGGTTGGAATAGTGAAGGGGTCGTTGGTGTTGCACCAGAAAGCAAACTTGTAGGGTTTAATGCTTTTTCTAGCGGATATAACTCAGATTTTGAAGATGCTCTTGGAAATTTAAATGTAGATATTTCAAGTAATAGTTGGGGGGCAAGTGACTCAAATGCACTTTATGACGATCCATCATCAATGCGGGGAATTGAACACGGAATTAAAAATGGTCGAGATGGAAAAGGAATTATCTATGTTTTTGCAAGTGGAAATGAAGGAAATAATATAAACTCCTCTACTCTTCACGGCAGTCGCTATGTTTTTAATGTTGGTGCGGTTGTAAAGAGCGATGAGGTTCCTGACTACTCAAATTTTGGTGAAAATATTCTTCTTGTCGCACCTGCTGGAGATTGGGATACTGAAAATGGAAATGGAATTTACACAACAGATTTGACGGGTTGGGATTATGGTTTTGACATGAATACCTCGTTTGAACAATATTACACCGCAGGTTTAGAAAAGTTTGATGGAAATTACACGGGAAATATGAACGGAACTTCTTCTGCTGTTCCTGTTGTTTCCGGTGCTGTTGCTCTCGTTTTAGAAGCAAATCCAGATTTAACTTATCGTGATTTGAAATATATTCTCTCAAAAACTGCGACTGTAACAAATTCTGATGTTTTCTATTATGACTGGATTCAAAATGGGGCAGGAATTTGGCATTCACCATATTACGGTTTTGGAATTATAAATTTAAAAGGTGCAATTGAACTTGCCAAAAATTTCACAAATCTCTCTGAAGAACAAGAGCTTTCCGCACAAAAAAGTGTCGATCTCGAATTGAAAAGATATAGAACTGCCTCAACAGAAATAGAACTTTCTAAAAATATGATAATTGAGCATGTCGAATTAGTTCTTGATGTTACTCACTACGATGTTGGTGCTTTGCGAATTTCTCTTGTTTCTCCGAGCGGAACAAAGTCAGTTTTAACAGATGGTGATAGATACTTATCTGGAACTTATGAGGGCGGTTGGAGTCTAAACTCTCTTAAATTTCTTGATGAAAATAGTTCAGGAACTTGGAAAATTTCAATTTATAACAAAAGTAGAAGCCTTGGAACTTTTAATAGTTTTAAACTAAATATCCATGGTCGTTAA
- a CDS encoding 3-deoxy-D-manno-octulosonic-acid transferase (PFAM: 3-Deoxy-D-manno-octulosonic-acid transferase (kdotransferase)) — protein MFQLFYTILLSTLLATSSPFLILSAILRKKHRKSIPARFFFWRNLRVDLENKIWFHGASLGEVNALKPFIKEISKKHKILLTTTTDTGFNSGKNSFETRFLPFEPLLYFWRGNPKTLVVVEAELWFLLFAIFKKRGAKTVLLSGRISENSFPKYYKFRSLYKRVLSKIDFIYAQTEADKNRFQKLGAKNVDVLGNIKLLKSESSRNLEIPKDRRILVGASTHSRDEELILSSYNKRDRLFIVPRHRERFENVWKMIQVFAEKENLSCSRFSENSDFESDIILIDEVGFLVDIYKKSDIVVLGGAFRDGIGGHNPVEPASFQNIIISGKFAFNQKRLFKDISNIYISEKGNLGEFLNSDSLKIAKIEQKIEFKKILNLVRI, from the coding sequence TTGTTTCAACTTTTCTACACGATCCTACTTTCAACTCTATTGGCGACCTCATCGCCTTTTTTGATTCTTTCGGCAATTCTGAGAAAAAAACATCGAAAATCAATTCCCGCTCGTTTCTTTTTTTGGCGAAACTTGAGAGTCGATTTAGAAAATAAGATTTGGTTTCATGGTGCTTCACTTGGAGAAGTTAATGCACTAAAACCTTTTATAAAAGAGATTTCCAAAAAGCATAAAATACTTTTAACAACAACAACTGATACTGGTTTTAATTCAGGGAAAAATAGTTTTGAAACACGATTTTTACCTTTTGAGCCTCTGCTATATTTTTGGCGGGGCAACCCAAAAACTCTTGTTGTTGTTGAGGCAGAATTGTGGTTTTTACTTTTTGCAATTTTTAAAAAGCGGGGTGCAAAAACAGTTTTGCTAAGCGGAAGAATTTCAGAAAACTCATTTCCAAAATATTATAAATTTCGTTCTCTTTACAAAAGAGTTTTGTCTAAAATTGACTTTATTTATGCCCAAACAGAAGCTGATAAGAATCGATTCCAAAAACTAGGTGCAAAAAATGTCGATGTTTTAGGAAATATCAAACTTTTAAAATCTGAGAGTAGCCGAAATTTGGAGATTCCGAAAGATCGTAGAATTCTTGTTGGTGCTTCGACACACAGCAGAGATGAAGAGTTGATTTTGAGTTCCTATAATAAAAGAGACAGGCTTTTTATTGTTCCGCGACATCGAGAAAGATTTGAGAATGTTTGGAAAATGATTCAGGTTTTTGCAGAAAAAGAGAATTTATCATGCTCCAGATTTTCAGAAAACTCAGATTTTGAGAGTGATATTATTTTAATCGATGAGGTTGGATTTCTTGTCGATATTTATAAAAAGTCCGATATTGTGGTTCTTGGCGGTGCTTTTCGTGATGGAATTGGCGGACATAATCCAGTCGAACCTGCTTCTTTTCAAAATATAATAATTAGCGGAAAATTTGCATTTAATCAAAAAAGACTATTTAAAGATATTTCAAATATTTACATTTCAGAAAAAGGTAATTTAGGAGAATTTTTAAATTCTGATTCACTAAAAATTGCCAAAATTGAACAAAAAATTGAATTTAAAAAAATATTAAATTTGGTTAGAATATAA